The Rubricoccus marinus nucleotide sequence GCGCCTGCCGAAACATCCAGCATCAAGCGCTCCGCCAGAGGCGCGGAGGTGCAGAAGGCGGGAGCCTCTGGCGCGATCGAGACGCGCGCGGTGTTGTGGGTGGACGGCCAAACCCTCGACCTCGGGACGATCATCGACGTGCCGGGCTGGACGCTGCTGGAAGCGCGCGGCATCAACGACGCGGGCCAGATCGCCGGGACGGGGCTTTTCAACGGCCAGCCTCGCGCCTTCCTCCTCACACCGACTGACAACGCGGCGCCTCTGGCGGTGGCAGACCGCGCAGAAACCGCGATGGGGCAATCCGTTGAGATCGCGCTGGTCGCCAACGACCGGGACGACGACGGCGACGCGCTAACGGTGGCGGCGCTTCTCGCGCCTGAGCACGGCAGCGTCCAGGCAGCCGGGCCTCTGGCGGCGCGCTACACGCCCGCGCCGGGCTTCACCGGCGAGGACACCTTCGGCTACACCCTCGCCGACGGGCGGGGCGGATTGGCTCAGGCCGAGGTCCGCGTTCTGGTCCGCGCCGAGGCGCCAGAGCCCTTCGCGCTTCGCACGCCCGCGCCCAACCCCGCCTCTGGCGACATCGCGTTCGCGTTCACCCTGGACGCGCCCCAAGACGACGTGCGGCTGGACGTGACCGACCTGCTCGGCCGCTCCCTCGCCGTCGCAACGGAGGGCGCGCGAGACGCAGGCGAGCACACCGTTCGGTTCGACGTGCGCGGGCTCGCGCCCGGCACTTACGTCTGCCGCCTCCTCGTAGGCGGTCAGGCGCTGATGCGCACCTTTACCGTCGTGCGCTAATCCACAACTGGCGGGGGTGTGGTGGCCCCCCGCCAGAGGCCGTGCTACATCAGGTGCCCGGACATGCCGAGCACGAGGATGAACACGATGCTGAGGACGATCAGTCCCAGGAATCCAAACAGTGCCAGGTCGTCGGATGAAACGCGACGGGGCTGGCGGGGGGCAACAGGAGTCACCGGCGTGTCCGCGGAGCGGACGGTGTGGAGGCGCGCAGTACCTCGCGGCTTTCAGCCGGTTGCCGCCAGAGGCGAGGTCGCGAAACGTTCACGCGCCGCTGGCGCCAGCGGCTACCGCGTCGTGAACGCCCGGTCCGCCGGTGTGGGCGTTTCCACCCAGTCCGCGACGAAGACGTTGGTGTCGCGGGAGTCGGCGCGGTCGCCGCGGCGGTTGCTGGCGAAGACCAGCTTCGTGCCGTCGGGCGAGAACATTGGGAAGGCGTCGAACGTGCCGGAGTAGGTCACGCGCTCCAGGTCGCCAGAGGCGATATCGATGAGGAAGAGGTCGAACTCGCGCCCGCCCTCGGCCATCGTGTGGTGGTTGCTTGCGAAGAGGATCTTCTCGCCGCTCGGGTGGAAAAACGGCGCCCAGTTGGCACCCGGGAGCTGCGTCACGCGGCGCTTGTTCGTCCCGTCGATGTTGGCGACGTAGAGGTCGAGCGCGCCGGGCTGCACGGCGTTCTGGCGCAAGAGGCTCCGGTACGTCTCGGCGTCCTCGCCCGTTGGGCGGCTCGCGCGCCACACGATCTGCTTGCTGTCGGGCGAGAAGAACGCGCCGCCGTCGTAGCCCAGCTCGTCGGTGAGCTGGATCGTCTCGCCAGAGGCCAGCTCGTAGCGGTACAGCTCTAGGTCGCCGCTGCGCGTCGAGGTGAAGATGACGTACTTGCCGTCGGGGCTGACCGTTGGCTCGGCGTCGTAACCCTCGCCACCGATGAGGAGCTCCTGGCCCGTCCCGTCCGCGTTAGCGACGTAGATGTCGAACGTGGCGAACACGTCCCAGACGTAGGAGCGCGTACGCTCAGCCGCGGTCGTGGGGCAGGCGGGGCTGGCGGCGTGCGTGGAGGAATAGATCACGCGGCCGTCGGGCAGGAAGTAGCCGCACGTCGTCCGGCCCTGGCCGGTGGAGACGAGCTGGTACTTCTCGCCAGAGGACAGGTCCGAGCCGTCGGCGTTCATCACAAACTGCTGGTCACAGCCCTGGTCGTTGATCTGCTTCCAGTCGCTCTGAAAAACGAGCTGAGTGCCGTCGTAGCTCCAGTACGCCTCGGCGTTGTTGCCGCCGAAGGTGAGTTGCCGGATGTTGCGGAGGTGCACCTCGCCGGTGAACCGCAGGCTGTCCGTCGCGGGATCGTACGCGGTACGGGCGCCAGAGGCCGGCTCGGGCTGCTGGTCGGCGGATGCCACCTGGACGGCGCCCTGGACGGTGCGGCGGGCCTGGCCGCTGCACGCGGCGAGGGTGAGCGCGAGGGCGACAAGCGAGAGGGAGCGGAGCATGGCTGGAACTAGGATCGAGAGAAGCGGTGCGAAGGCGCACGGCGCGTTGAACCCTACCGCTTCTGGCGCGCAGCCGTACCCCATTTTACCCACTTTCGCCCCATCTTCCAGAGACATGTCTAGCACACCGCCAGAGGCCCCGACGTACGACACCGATGACTTCGGCCGCGACGTGCTCTCGGCCTCTCGCGAGACGCCAGTCCTCGTCGACTTCTGGGCGCCGTGGTGCGGCCCCTGCCGCGTGCTCGGCCCCGTCTTGGAGCGCATGGCCGACGAGGAATCCGCCTCTGGCGAACCGCGCTGGCTGCTTCGCAAGGTCAACACGGACCAGCACCCGGAGTTGATGGAGCGCTACGGCATCCGCGGGATTCCCGCGATGAAGCTGTTCGTGGACGGCGAGGTGATCGCCGAGCAAAGCGGCGCGCTGCCGGAGTACATGCTCAAGCAGTGGCTGGACGGCGTGCTTCCCACCGAGGCCGGGCGCCTGTTCGCCGAAGCCCGCCAGAGCCTGGACGACGGCGACCGGGGCGGCGCGCTCGAAGCGCTCGAAGCCTCCGTCACCGCTGCGGAGGCCTCTGGCGCCAGCGGCTCAGACGCGGAGGCGGCGCGCCTGCTCCTGGCCCAGTTGTCCGTCTTCGACGACCCCGCGCGGGCGCGCGATCTCGCCAGCGGCCTGCTCTCCACCGAGGCCGAGGCCATCCTCACGTTGGCCGAAAGCCTGTTGCGCGAGTCGTACCCCGAGGGCACGTGGCAGGAATCCTACGCCAACGCCCACACGGCGCTCGCCAGAGGCGACGTGGACGCCGCGCTCGGCACGCTTATCCACATCGTCCAGAGCGACCGCGCCTACGACGACGACGGCGCGCGGAAGCTCATCGTGGCCGTCTTTCAGACGCTCGGCGAAAGCGATCCGGTCGTGAGGCAGCACCGCCCGGTGTTCAACCGCTCGCTGTACTAGGCGGCCTCACGCGCCAGAGGCCCGGAGAGCCTAACGGTCTTGCGGGAACCACTTTATGTAGGTCGTGTATATACAACACCGACGTACTATAACCCGGCGCTGAAGAGCGCGATTGAAAATGGCTACCCCGAAGATGAACCGCGACTGGAGACAAGTTCGCGACCGCGTCAAAGCAACCTGGAGCGACGTGGAGTTCGACGACAAGAACATGAAGCGCGTGCGGGGCAGCCTCAAACAAATGGTGTCGCTGATCCAGTCCAAGACGGACGAGAAGCGCGCCGACATCCGCCGCCGGGTCGTCGCGATCATGTAGCGCTCACCGCGCAGCTTCTGCCTCTGGCGCCAGAGGCGTTCAGCCCCATCGGTTCGGCCGGTGGGGCGTTGTTGTAGGAGGGTGGTGCGCCGCCTCCCCGCCTAGGCCTCTGGCGGGCGCCGAAGGCTCAACAGGCTTTCGCCAGAGGCACGCCGCCGACCGAGACCAGCGCATCGGCGCGGACAGTCTCACCGGTCCCGAGTCGCACCCAGTCCGCGCCGTCTTTCGCGAACACGTCCTCGATCGTCGTGCGTGCCGCGTGCTCGGCCTCTGGCGCCCGCCAGAGGACCTCGACGGCCTCGCGGCGGACGGCCCAGCTTTCCAGCCGGTCGTGGAAATCGCAGGCGATGGGGGTGTAATCCGTCATGGCGAGGCGGGGAGCAACGTGCCGCCGCGCGAGAGGCCTCTGGCGGTGGCGGCGAGGAACAGGAGCGCGCCGAGCCCGAGCGCGCCCGTCAGCAGCGGTGCCGAGCCCAGCGGGAGCGCATTCTTGGCCAGGATGGCGGCAAAGGCCCACAGCAGAACCGCCGCGAAGGCCACGTCCCCGGTGCGCCAGAGGATGACCGCGCCGATGCCCGCCACGATCAGCACGAGCAGCGCGGGCCAGAACGCCGCTCCCGTCCACCCAATCGCGACGAGCGCGACGGTGATGTTGAGCGGCGTCGCCACGCAGAGCCACGCGAAAAACAGCGAGGTCGGCACGCCGAGCGCGAGCCGCTCGCTTTTGCTCATGCCCATCCAATCCAGGCGGATGTACAGCCACACCAGGCTCGCGAGAATGCCACAGATCACGACCGCCGCGACGCCGAACAGCCGCGAGAGCCACGGGAGCTGCCACAGCCCGTTGAGCACGTTCGCCGCGATAAACGGTAGCGCGATGGCGTCGTACCGGGGGCCTCTGGCGTTGGGACGCGCCTGGTAGCCCGCGAACACGAGCACGCCGACAAAGATGAGGCTCCAGATCCCGAAGGCCCACCCGGCAGGCGTGATGCCGGTCTGGATGGAATCGGAGACCGCGCCCGTCTGCGTATCGAACAGGATGCCCGCGCCCGCGAGCGCGTTCATACCGACGTTGAAGAGGGCCGCGGCGACGACGGCGATCTGGCGAGTGGTTCCGGTCATGGGCTCTCAACCGCCCGGCCCCGCCTGAGGATCCGCCACGCGCCAGAGGCCACCCGGAGGGCGCTTGCAGGGGGCCATCTTGCTGTCTCTTCTTAGCCTGCACCCACTCGGTCAGGGTTCGGCGCTCCCAGGCGCAGGGCGAGGATCACCGCCGCCACCACCAGCGCCAGCGCGAGGCCGCTCCCCCACAGCGCCGCGTCGCCCAACTGCGCGAGGATGAGCCCGCCGAGCGCTGGGCCAAGCATTTTGGACAGCCCCCACCCCGACTGCTGCACGCCCTGGTACGTGCCCCGGAGCGCCTCTGGCGCCAGCCGAGCCACAATCGCGGGCACGAGTGGGATAAACGCGATCTCCCCCAGCGACCAGACCGCGACCGCCGCCGCGTGGCCCCAGAACGAATCCGCGAGCGCGTGCATCCCCACGCCCACGCCGATGGTGGCTACGGCCGACGCCAGAAGCCCCGGGCCGAGCCGCGTCTCCGCCCACCGCGCAACGGGAAGGCTGAAGGCCACCACGACGAGGCCGTTCACCATCACGGCGAACCCGTACAGCCTCTCGCTCAACCCGTCGGCCTCCATCGCCAGAGGCAGCGTTGCAAAGGCCTGCATAAACGCGATGCCGACGCCGAGCGTAGCGATGGCGAGGCCGAGAAGCGCCGGGTCCCGCAACGCGTCCGCCAGGCCTCTGGCGCGCGGCGCGGCTTCCAGCGTAGCCTCGTCCTCGGCGCCTCCCGCTTCCTCCGCCAGAGGCTTCGTCTCCGGCACGCCGAAAAAGATGGCGACGGCGTAGATCACCATCGAGGCCGCATCGACGGCGAACAGCGCCGTGTAGCCCACGCGCTCGGCCAGGACCCCGCCCAGCGCCGGGCCGAACGCCACCCCCAGGTTGATGGCCCAGTAGAGGAGCGAGAACGCCCGCGCGAACCGCTCCGGCGGCACCAGGTCCGAGACCGCCGCCGAGACCGCCGGGCGGTACATCTCGCCCACGAGCCCGAACGCGAGCACCAGCCCCGCCAGAGGCCAATAACCTTGCACCAGCGGCATCCCCGCCATCAGCGCCGCGCCGCCCACCAAGCTCCCGATCAACACCGCGCGTCGCCCAAACCGGTCCGAGAGCGCCCCGCCGATGGGTCCTGCCGCGAACGCTCCGGCGCCGTACAGGCTTACCACTAGCGTCGCCTGTTCAATGC carries:
- a CDS encoding TolB family protein, which gives rise to MLRSLSLVALALTLAACSGQARRTVQGAVQVASADQQPEPASGARTAYDPATDSLRFTGEVHLRNIRQLTFGGNNAEAYWSYDGTQLVFQSDWKQINDQGCDQQFVMNADGSDLSSGEKYQLVSTGQGRTTCGYFLPDGRVIYSSTHAASPACPTTAAERTRSYVWDVFATFDIYVANADGTGQELLIGGEGYDAEPTVSPDGKYVIFTSTRSGDLELYRYELASGETIQLTDELGYDGGAFFSPDSKQIVWRASRPTGEDAETYRSLLRQNAVQPGALDLYVANIDGTNKRRVTQLPGANWAPFFHPSGEKILFASNHHTMAEGGREFDLFLIDIASGDLERVTYSGTFDAFPMFSPDGTKLVFASNRRGDRADSRDTNVFVADWVETPTPADRAFTTR
- a CDS encoding tetratricopeptide repeat protein yields the protein MSSTPPEAPTYDTDDFGRDVLSASRETPVLVDFWAPWCGPCRVLGPVLERMADEESASGEPRWLLRKVNTDQHPELMERYGIRGIPAMKLFVDGEVIAEQSGALPEYMLKQWLDGVLPTEAGRLFAEARQSLDDGDRGGALEALEASVTAAEASGASGSDAEAARLLLAQLSVFDDPARARDLASGLLSTEAEAILTLAESLLRESYPEGTWQESYANAHTALARGDVDAALGTLIHIVQSDRAYDDDGARKLIVAVFQTLGESDPVVRQHRPVFNRSLY
- a CDS encoding MDR family MFS transporter, whose protein sequence is MLSGYPRAFWVLFAGTFVNRLGLVVLPFLTLYLTGERGASIEQATLVVSLYGAGAFAAGPIGGALSDRFGRRAVLIGSLVGGAALMAGMPLVQGYWPLAGLVLAFGLVGEMYRPAVSAAVSDLVPPERFARAFSLLYWAINLGVAFGPALGGVLAERVGYTALFAVDAASMVIYAVAIFFGVPETKPLAEEAGGAEDEATLEAAPRARGLADALRDPALLGLAIATLGVGIAFMQAFATLPLAMEADGLSERLYGFAVMVNGLVVVAFSLPVARWAETRLGPGLLASAVATIGVGVGMHALADSFWGHAAAVAVWSLGEIAFIPLVPAIVARLAPEALRGTYQGVQQSGWGLSKMLGPALGGLILAQLGDAALWGSGLALALVVAAVILALRLGAPNPDRVGAG